Below is a genomic region from Elusimicrobiota bacterium.
TGGGGGTCTTGCCCGTGTAGTGCTGGACGCGCTCGGCCAGCTCCGGCGCGAGCATTTCCACGAAGCCGCGGACGTCCCGGTACTCCTCCCGGTCGTCGATCAAAAAGATCTGGGCGTCGTCGGTGAGCAAATCCCGGGCGACCTGGAAGGTCAGGCCCAGCTCCCGGTGGACCAGCGTGCCGGTGGCGGAGGATTCGAATTTGCGCTGGACGCCCTCCCAGAGGCGCGCCAGGTATTTCATTTCGCGCCGCAGTTCGTCCTCCTCGGCGCCTTCGGCCTCGGTGCGGACGATCACGCCGCCGGGCAGGTTCTCCTCTTCGACGATGCGCCGCAGGCGCTCCCGCTCCTCGGGCTCCTCGATGTTTTTGGAGACGCCCACGTGCTCGCTTTTGGGCATGTAGATCAGGTAGCGGCCGGGCAGCGAGATGTCCATGGTCACCTTCATCCCCTTGGTGCCGATGGCCTCCTTGGCCACCTGGACCATGATGTCCTCCCCGCGGCGGACCATTTTTTCGATGTGGCGGTCCTTGGAGGGGGAGACGACGTCGGTGACGTACAAATAGGCGTTCTTCTCGAACCCGGTATTGACGAAAGCGCTGGAAATGCCGGGGAGCACGTTTTCGATTTTCCCCTTGTAGATGTTGCCGACCAGCTTGGCCATGCCGAGGGCCGGACGCTCGATCATGAACTCGGCCAGCACGCCGTCTTCCAGGACGGCGATGCGGGTTTCTTCCGGCAACACGTTGGCGATGATTTCTCTCTTCATTTTGTTTTTCCTCCGAAAAACGGCCGATCTACAATAAGTAGCGGCGCAAGTGTATGGACAACAGCAACCCCACGGCCATGAACGATCCCACCAGCCCCGACCCGCCGTAGGACAAAAAAGGCAGGGGCACGCCGGTGACGGGCATCAAGCCCATCACCATGCCGATGTTGATAAGACCTGAAAAAGCGAAATACGCGCCGAGAGCCGAGGCCAAATAACGGCCGAACCGGTCCCGCGCGGTGAAGGCGATGTCGAAGGCGCGCCAGGCGATCCAAAAATAAACCGCCAGGACCAGCACCGCCCCCAGAAACCCCGTTTCCTCCCCGATGAGGGAAAAAATGAAGTCCGTGTGCTTCTCGGGCAAAAAGCCCAGCTGACTTTGACTTCCCGACAGAAACCCCTTTCCGAACAGCCGCCCGGACCCGATGGCGATTTTGGACTGCAAAATGTTGTACCCCGCGCCCAGGGGGTCCACCGCCGGGTCGATGAAGGCGATGAGCCGCTTGCGCTGGTAGGTCTTGAGCGCCTTGTCGACGACAAAAGACCCCGCGACCCCCGCCACCAAAACGGCCAGCGACACGAAGAGCGCGAAGAGCGGCACCGACACCCGCCACCGTCGCAAAAACCAATAACCGAACACCAGCAACACCGCGGCCCCGCCGGCCAGGGCCAGGAGCGGCCCCGTTTCCTGAAAGGCCCGGGCCACCCAGGCCATGGTCGTCCCCGTCGCGTAGCGGTCGCCCACGATGGAAAAATACGTCGACGCCAGGGGCAGGCCCAGGGCCAAACCGCCCGTGGCCAACAGCGCCGCCAGGGCCCCCGTGGGCGCCCCCGCCGCGAAGAGCACCGCCAAAGTCATGGGGCCGATGGCCAGGGCGCTCGACAAATCCGGCTGGAGCAGAATCATGCCGAAATGGGACCCCGCCAGAAAAACCGGGGGGATGAGGCCCGTCCAATGGCGGATTTCCCGGGAGCGGGCCTCGGCGATGGCGGCCAGCCCCACGGCCAAAAGGAGCCGCGTGATTTCCACCGGTTGAAAATAGAACCAGTGAAAGTTGATCCAGGACTTGCTGCCCCGGAGCCGCGTGCCGAAAACCAGCGTCGCCGCCAAAAGCATCAGGCTAAAAAGGAACAACCCCTTGGCGTAGGTCTGAAACACCGGGTAGGGCAAAAGCGCCAGAAAAATCATGGCCACGAGGCCCACGGCCAGGGCGGAAATTTGCCGCGTCAGGTAGCCCGCCGCGTGGCCCCCGTGGAAGGTCGCGGAGAAAATGAAAAGAACGCCCAGGACCGCCAGGGCCACGGCGGCGACCAGCAAACTCCAATCCAACCGGGAAGCCACGTGGCCCAGGGTGGACTGGGGCGCCGTTCGGAAAAAGCGCGGCGTGATCTCGACCGTCAAGGGATGGCCTCGCCCTGTCGGGCTCGCCCACCATTCGCACGGCACTTCAACCCGCGCGAATACGGGAGGGACTTCATATCCCGGCGGTCCCTCCGCGTCACTTCGGTCCCCTCGGGAAAGCGGCGTTGATGATTTCCCGGGCCACGGGACCGGCGGCCACGGAACCCCGGCCGCCGTTCTCGACGAACACGGCCAGGGCCAGGGAGGCCGGCTCCCCCGGCCTGCCCGCGTAGGCGGTGAACCAGGAATGGTCTTCCCCGTGGGGGTTCTGGGCCGTGCCCGTCTTGGCGCCGATCACCAGGTCGGGCCGCTGAACGCCCCGGCCGGAGCCGGTCGTCACCACGCCTTCCAGCGCCCGGTGCAAAACGGCCCACACCTCGTCAGTCAATTGAACG
It encodes:
- a CDS encoding Rne/Rng family ribonuclease, which produces MKREIIANVLPEETRIAVLEDGVLAEFMIERPALGMAKLVGNIYKGKIENVLPGISSAFVNTGFEKNAYLYVTDVVSPSKDRHIEKMVRRGEDIMVQVAKEAIGTKGMKVTMDISLPGRYLIYMPKSEHVGVSKNIEEPEERERLRRIVEEENLPGGVIVRTEAEGAEEDELRREMKYLARLWEGVQRKFESSATGTLVHRELGLTFQVARDLLTDDAQIFLIDDREEYRDVRGFVEMLAPELAERVQHYTGKTPIFQAFGVDRDLAHIRQQRIDLPSGGYIIIQEAESLCAIDVNTGKFIGHKSQEETVTATNLEAADEVAKQLRLRNIGGIIVIDFIDMRRKRNQHKVVESLHHATRNDRAKIKILPITRLGLVEMTRERRRESLLSLLSEPCADCAGSGNVLSRESMYLKIQKEILELTQGRADGNLKITLAPGVGDFVRERLERLEKIIHRSAEIAIDPTLSWEDYRIVID
- the rodA gene encoding rod shape-determining protein RodA; amino-acid sequence: MTVEITPRFFRTAPQSTLGHVASRLDWSLLVAAVALAVLGVLFIFSATFHGGHAAGYLTRQISALAVGLVAMIFLALLPYPVFQTYAKGLFLFSLMLLAATLVFGTRLRGSKSWINFHWFYFQPVEITRLLLAVGLAAIAEARSREIRHWTGLIPPVFLAGSHFGMILLQPDLSSALAIGPMTLAVLFAAGAPTGALAALLATGGLALGLPLASTYFSIVGDRYATGTTMAWVARAFQETGPLLALAGGAAVLLVFGYWFLRRWRVSVPLFALFVSLAVLVAGVAGSFVVDKALKTYQRKRLIAFIDPAVDPLGAGYNILQSKIAIGSGRLFGKGFLSGSQSQLGFLPEKHTDFIFSLIGEETGFLGAVLVLAVYFWIAWRAFDIAFTARDRFGRYLASALGAYFAFSGLINIGMVMGLMPVTGVPLPFLSYGGSGLVGSFMAVGLLLSIHLRRYLL